The following proteins come from a genomic window of Puntigrus tetrazona isolate hp1 chromosome 15, ASM1883169v1, whole genome shotgun sequence:
- the ech1 gene encoding delta(3,5)-Delta(2,4)-dienoyl-CoA isomerase, mitochondrial — MAYVSRSAFRKQALLIPFMNAVRGMSSSGGPTPPFTTLSVTHPAKAITHVELTRPEKRNAMNKAFWLEMVDCFNQIAQDSECRVVVFSGAGKLFTSGIDLMSMASDILQPEGDDTARISWNVRHIIAQYQESFTVIEKCPKPVIVAIHGGCIGGGVDLITACDIRLCTQDAWFQVKEVDIGLAADVGTLQRLPSVIGSRSLVNELAFTARKMYADEAKSCGLVSRVFPDKETMMAGALEMAGDIATKSPVAVQGTKINLIYSRDHSVPEALNYINTWNMSMLQTQDLMKSAQAAMEKKNLKEVTFSKL, encoded by the exons ATGGCGTACGTTTCGAGATCTGCGTTTAGAA AACAGGCACTGTTGATACCGTTCATGAATGCTGTTAGAGGAATGTCTTCATCAGGAGGGCCAACACCTCCCTTTACAACCCTGTCCGTCACCCATCCAGCTAAGGCCATCACTCATGTCGAGCTCACCCGCCCAGAGAAACGCAATGCAATGAACAAGGCATTCTGGCT tGAGATGGTTGACTGCTTCAATCAGATAGCCCAGGACTCAGAATGTCGTGTTGTGGTTTTCTCAGGTGCTGGAAAGCTCTTCACATCAG GCATTGATCTCATGAGTATGGCCAGTGATATTCTTCAGCCTGAAGGTGATGACACAGCGAGGATATCATGGAACGTGCGGCACATCATAGCTCAGTACCAAGAGTCCTTCACTGTTATCGAAAag TGTCCAAAACCCGTGATTGTGGCCATCCATGGAGGGTGTATAGGAGGAG GCGTAGACTTAATCACGGCATGTGATATACGACTGTGTACGCAAGATGCCTGGTTTCAAGTCAAG GAGGTTGACATTGGTTTGGCAGCTGATGTTGGGACTTTGCAGCGTCTCCCCAGTGTGATTGGAAGTCGAAG TTTAGTGAATGAGTTGGCATTCACTGCAAGAAAGATGTACGCTGATGAAGCCAAGAGCTGTGGACTGGTCAG TCGTGTTTTCCCAGATAAAGAGACTATGATGGCCGGAGCTCTGGAGATGGCAGGAGATATCGCCACCAAAAGTCCTGTAGCAGTCCAAGGAACTAAAATCAATCTTATTTACTCCAGAGACCACAGTGTTCCAGAAGCCCTGAATTACATA AACACATGGAATATGAGCATGCTTCAAACCCAAGATTTAATGAAGTCAGCTCAGGCAgcgatggagaaaaaaaacctcaaagaAGTTACTTTCTCAAAGCTCTGA
- the LOC122359315 gene encoding thymus-specific serine protease, giving the protein MMSVLSWAAVILLIDLVCSETLLPVSTEAYSLQIHYQTLTHFCFHAYGIFLGQILWRMKDHVHKIQTARIKERLTHTSTVIPKKGTIHQPLNHFDRKNDKTFPQKFFVNDIYWQHSDGPVFLYIGGEGPLSKFSVLFGHHVDMAERYGALLVALEHRFYGQSINSDGLETENLRDLCSQQALADLAAFHNYISQRFSLSHKNTWISFGGSYAGALSAWLRGKFPHLIYGAVASSAPVQAQLDFSSYNRVVGYSLMNEAVGGSKKCVAEVKGVFEAVEAALLTGNEVEVGKDFGCCETPFKPEDKTELLQSLADIFMGTVQYNEEGVAFSIRELCDIMTNKSEQKEEAYDRLVKLTVMYRAREKVSCLDVSHEKLVLELRNTTATSSYRQWLYQTCTEFGFYQTCEDTSCPFSRMSSIQSQTELCSQIFDIPQDRLPLHIDFTNQYYGGKRPQTQRVLYINGNIDPWTELSVVWNDTMVDNDRVILIDGTAHCMDMNSDKSMDKPALHHARKEIGRRVATWLKIAALAP; this is encoded by the exons ATGATGTCTGTGCTGAGTTGGGCTGCAGTGATTCTGCTTATTGACCTGGTTTGCTCCG AAACGCTTCTTCCTGTTTCAACTGAAGCATACTCGCTTCAGATTCATTaccaaacactcacacacttttGTTTTCATGCATATGGTATATTTTTAGGCCAGATTCTGTGGAggatgaaggatcatgtgcATAAAATCCAAACGGCCAGAATAAAAGAGCGTTTAACACACACTTCCACTGTCATTCCCAAAAAAGGAACCATTCACCAACCCCTGAACCACTTTGATaggaaaaatgacaaaactttcCCACAG AAATTCTTTGTGAACGACATTTATTGGCAGCATTCAGATGGACCTGTCTTTCTCTACATAGGAGGGGAGGGCCCACTATCTAAATTCAGTGTATTGTTCG gcCACCACGTGGACATGGCAGAGAGATATGGAGCACTGCTGGTGGCCCTGGAGCACCGCTTCTATGGGCAGAGCATCAACTCTGATGGTCTAGAGACTGAGAACCTGAGGGATCTGTGCAGCCAGCAAGC TTTGGCCGACCTGGCTGCGTTCCATAATTATATAAGCCAGCGTTTCAGTCTCTCCCATAAGAACACATGGATCAGCTTTGGTGGTTCCTATGCTGGAGCTCTCTCAGCTTGGTTAAGAGGAAAG TTTCCTCATCTTATCTATGGAGCAGTGGCATCCTCTGCCCCTGTTCAAGCTCAATTGGATTTTAGCTCTTATAATAGG GTGGTTGGATATAGTCTTATGAATGAGGCAGTGGGCGGCTCTAAAAAG tGTGTAGCAGAAGTGAAAGGGGTGTTTGAAGCAGTAGAGGCAGCTCTGCTAACGGGGAACGAGGTAGAGGTGGGAAAGGACTTTGGCTGTTGTGAGACTCCTTTCAAACCAGAGGACAAGACTGAACTGTTGCAGAGTTTGGCTGACATCTTCATGGGAACCGTGCAATACAATGAGGAGGGGGTGGCATTTAGCATCAGAGAACTTTGTGACATCATGACCAATAAAAGTGAACAGAAGGAGGAGGCCTACGACCGTCTGGTCAAACTAACGGT GATGTACCGTGCCAGAGAGAAGGTCTCGTGTCTGGATGTTTCTCATGAAAAGCTGGTGCTTGAACTCAGAAACACTACAGCTACATCCAGCTACAGACAGTGGCTCTACCAGACCTGCACTGAGTTTGGCTTCT ACCAGACATGTGAGGACACTAGTTGCCCCTTCTCACGTATGTCATCCATCCAGTCTCAGACTGAGCTCTGCTCTCAAATCTTTGACATCCCTCAGGACCGTCTGCCTCTCCATATTGACTTTACTAACCAGTACTATGGAGGGAAACGGCCCCAAACGCAAAGAGTGCTCTATATCAATG GAAACATTGACCCATGGACTGAGCTAAGCGTGGTCTGGAATGACACTATGGTGGACAATGACAGAGTCATTCTTATTGATGGCACCGCCCACTGTATGGACATGAACTCAGATAAATCAATGGATAAACCTGCATTGCACCATGCCAGGAag GAGATTGGAAGACGTGTGGCCACGTGGCTCAAAATTGCAGCATTGGCACCATAA